From Coffea arabica cultivar ET-39 chromosome 2e, Coffea Arabica ET-39 HiFi, whole genome shotgun sequence, the proteins below share one genomic window:
- the LOC113732830 gene encoding uncharacterized protein isoform X5, with protein MGRNRVYGSLEEARAEKNRRSREQRAAARRETKNDAPLGVCTLAVTAFNIHDSNAVNQPNMGVIESSLGSGSILPFAENNAEHLQAENQGDVSRSTGNGAREVPTTNSDAGESSLHRRRRRTRRSMTNPLNTIITEPAVLLSNAEQFPTENEENVCASIADGANEVSSTNLDVGEPSLRRQRRSRKPAITDPLATIATEPAVLPDVPSCPYCHAKRFHQEPPGFCCASGEVQLLSTEMPRELMLLYIEDSDEAAEFRRCVRSYNNMFAFTSIGIHPDKSLAANYNGVYTFRIQGQMYHYINPLIPENGEKPRNLQLYFVDTDHETTQRLSISSRFQETLVTKLEKILKINPYSAFFRGLQDLPGIDDYKIVLDTTPRLCRDLCELEGRFGLLLMGGGGSAGVQARVHSFLGFLYWAFKQFWRLMP; from the exons ATGGGTCGAAATAGAGTATATGGAAGTTTGGAAGAGGCTCGTGCTGAGAAAAATCGAAGGAGCCGCGAGCAACGTGCTGCTGCTCGGCGTGAGACAAAGAATGATGCGCCATTAGGAGTGTGTACATTAGCTGTCACAGCTTTTAATATACATGACTCAAATGCTGTGAATCAGCCAAATATGGGTGTCATTGAATCTTCATTGGGTTCAGGCTCAATATTGCCATTTGCAGAGAACAATGCAGAGCACCTTCAAGCT GAAAATCAAGGAGATGTATCTAGGTCTACTGGTAATGGTGCTCGCGAGGTTCCGACAACTAATTCAGATGCCGGTGAATCATCTTTGCATAGGCGACGTCGACGTACAAGACGTTCTATGACTAATCCATTGAACACAATAATTACAGAGCCTGCAGTATTGCTCAGTAATGCAGAGCAATTTCCAACC gaaaatgaagaaaatgtcTGTGCGTCTATTGCTGATGGTGCTAACGAGGTTTCATCAACTAATTTAGATGTTGGTGAACCATCATTGCGTAGGCAACGTCGGTCTAGAAAACCAGCTATAACTGATCCATTAGCTACAATAGCTACAGAACCTGCTGTATTGCCTGATGTTCCAAGTTGTCCGTATTGTCATGCAAAACGATTTCATCAGGAACCGCCTGGTTTTTGCTGTGCCTCCGGTGAGGTACAACTATTATCTACTGAGATGCCGAGAGAACTTATGCTATTATATATAGAAGACTCTGATGAGGCTGCTGAGTTTCGCAGATGTGTTAGAAGCTATAATAACATGTTTGCATTCACTTCGATTGGTATCCATCCTGATAAATCTTTGGCTGCAAACTACAATGGAGTTTATACATTTCGAATCCAGGGACAAATGTATCATTATATTAATCCACTTATTCCAGAGAATGGTGAGAAGCCACGGAACTTGCAACTTTACTTTGTTGACACTGACCATGAAACAACGCAGCGGCTCTCAATCTCAAGTAGATTTCAAGAAACACTGGTGACTAAGCTTGAGAAAATCTTAAAGATTAATCCTTACTCTGCATTTTTCCGAGGATTACAAGATTTGCCAGGCATAGATGATTATAAGATTGTACTTGACACCACGCCTCGGTTATGCCGTGATTTGTGTGAGCTTGAGGGGCGTTTTGGTCTTTTGCTGATGGGTGGCGGTGGCTCTGCTG GTGTCCAGGCGCGAGTTCATTCTTTTCTTGGCTTTCTTTACTGGGCGTTCAAGCAATTTTGGCG ATTAATGCCTTGA
- the LOC113732830 gene encoding uncharacterized protein isoform X2 — MGRNRVYGSLEEARAEKNRRSREQRAAARRETKNDAPLGVCTLAVTAFNIHDSNAVNQPNMGVIESSLGSGSILPFAENNAEHLQAENQGDVSRSTGNGAREVPTTNSDAGESSLHRRRRRTRRSMTNPLNTIITEPAVLLSNAEQFPTENEENVCASIADGANEVSSTNLDVGEPSLRRQRRSRKPAITDPLATIATEPAVLPDVPSCPYCHAKRFHQEPPGFCCASGEVQLLSTEMPRELMLLYIEDSDEAAEFRRCVRSYNNMFAFTSIGIHPDKSLAANYNGVYTFRIQGQMYHYINPLIPENGEKPRNLQLYFVDTDHETTQRLSISSRFQETLVTKLEKILKINPYSAFFRGLQDLPGIDDYKIVLDTTPRLCRDLCELEGRFGLLLMGGGGSAGVQARVHSFLGFLYWAFKQFWRNIFYTKGKTKGSRKCLVFWLSIIQR; from the exons ATGGGTCGAAATAGAGTATATGGAAGTTTGGAAGAGGCTCGTGCTGAGAAAAATCGAAGGAGCCGCGAGCAACGTGCTGCTGCTCGGCGTGAGACAAAGAATGATGCGCCATTAGGAGTGTGTACATTAGCTGTCACAGCTTTTAATATACATGACTCAAATGCTGTGAATCAGCCAAATATGGGTGTCATTGAATCTTCATTGGGTTCAGGCTCAATATTGCCATTTGCAGAGAACAATGCAGAGCACCTTCAAGCT GAAAATCAAGGAGATGTATCTAGGTCTACTGGTAATGGTGCTCGCGAGGTTCCGACAACTAATTCAGATGCCGGTGAATCATCTTTGCATAGGCGACGTCGACGTACAAGACGTTCTATGACTAATCCATTGAACACAATAATTACAGAGCCTGCAGTATTGCTCAGTAATGCAGAGCAATTTCCAACC gaaaatgaagaaaatgtcTGTGCGTCTATTGCTGATGGTGCTAACGAGGTTTCATCAACTAATTTAGATGTTGGTGAACCATCATTGCGTAGGCAACGTCGGTCTAGAAAACCAGCTATAACTGATCCATTAGCTACAATAGCTACAGAACCTGCTGTATTGCCTGATGTTCCAAGTTGTCCGTATTGTCATGCAAAACGATTTCATCAGGAACCGCCTGGTTTTTGCTGTGCCTCCGGTGAGGTACAACTATTATCTACTGAGATGCCGAGAGAACTTATGCTATTATATATAGAAGACTCTGATGAGGCTGCTGAGTTTCGCAGATGTGTTAGAAGCTATAATAACATGTTTGCATTCACTTCGATTGGTATCCATCCTGATAAATCTTTGGCTGCAAACTACAATGGAGTTTATACATTTCGAATCCAGGGACAAATGTATCATTATATTAATCCACTTATTCCAGAGAATGGTGAGAAGCCACGGAACTTGCAACTTTACTTTGTTGACACTGACCATGAAACAACGCAGCGGCTCTCAATCTCAAGTAGATTTCAAGAAACACTGGTGACTAAGCTTGAGAAAATCTTAAAGATTAATCCTTACTCTGCATTTTTCCGAGGATTACAAGATTTGCCAGGCATAGATGATTATAAGATTGTACTTGACACCACGCCTCGGTTATGCCGTGATTTGTGTGAGCTTGAGGGGCGTTTTGGTCTTTTGCTGATGGGTGGCGGTGGCTCTGCTG GTGTCCAGGCGCGAGTTCATTCTTTTCTTGGCTTTCTTTACTGGGCGTTCAAGCAATTTTGGCG
- the LOC113732830 gene encoding uncharacterized protein isoform X4, translating to MGRNRVYGSLEEARAEKNRRSREQRAAARRETKNDAPLGVCTLAVTAFNIHDSNAVNQPNMGVIESSLGSGSILPFAENNAEHLQAENQGDVSRSTGNGAREVPTTNSDAGESSLHRRRRRTRRSMTNPLNTIITEPAVLLSNAEQFPTENEENVCASIADGANEVSSTNLDVGEPSLRRQRRSRKPAITDPLATIATEPAVLPDVPSCPYCHAKRFHQEPPGFCCASGEVQLLSTEMPRELMLLYIEDSDEAAEFRRCVRSYNNMFAFTSIGIHPDKSLAANYNGVYTFRIQGQMYHYINPLIPENGEKPRNLQLYFVDTDHETTQRLSISSRFQETLVTKLEKILKINPYSAFFRGLQDLPGIDDYKIVLDTTPRLCRDLCELEGRFGLLLMGGGGSAGVQARVHSFLGFLYWAFKQFWRQNEGL from the exons ATGGGTCGAAATAGAGTATATGGAAGTTTGGAAGAGGCTCGTGCTGAGAAAAATCGAAGGAGCCGCGAGCAACGTGCTGCTGCTCGGCGTGAGACAAAGAATGATGCGCCATTAGGAGTGTGTACATTAGCTGTCACAGCTTTTAATATACATGACTCAAATGCTGTGAATCAGCCAAATATGGGTGTCATTGAATCTTCATTGGGTTCAGGCTCAATATTGCCATTTGCAGAGAACAATGCAGAGCACCTTCAAGCT GAAAATCAAGGAGATGTATCTAGGTCTACTGGTAATGGTGCTCGCGAGGTTCCGACAACTAATTCAGATGCCGGTGAATCATCTTTGCATAGGCGACGTCGACGTACAAGACGTTCTATGACTAATCCATTGAACACAATAATTACAGAGCCTGCAGTATTGCTCAGTAATGCAGAGCAATTTCCAACC gaaaatgaagaaaatgtcTGTGCGTCTATTGCTGATGGTGCTAACGAGGTTTCATCAACTAATTTAGATGTTGGTGAACCATCATTGCGTAGGCAACGTCGGTCTAGAAAACCAGCTATAACTGATCCATTAGCTACAATAGCTACAGAACCTGCTGTATTGCCTGATGTTCCAAGTTGTCCGTATTGTCATGCAAAACGATTTCATCAGGAACCGCCTGGTTTTTGCTGTGCCTCCGGTGAGGTACAACTATTATCTACTGAGATGCCGAGAGAACTTATGCTATTATATATAGAAGACTCTGATGAGGCTGCTGAGTTTCGCAGATGTGTTAGAAGCTATAATAACATGTTTGCATTCACTTCGATTGGTATCCATCCTGATAAATCTTTGGCTGCAAACTACAATGGAGTTTATACATTTCGAATCCAGGGACAAATGTATCATTATATTAATCCACTTATTCCAGAGAATGGTGAGAAGCCACGGAACTTGCAACTTTACTTTGTTGACACTGACCATGAAACAACGCAGCGGCTCTCAATCTCAAGTAGATTTCAAGAAACACTGGTGACTAAGCTTGAGAAAATCTTAAAGATTAATCCTTACTCTGCATTTTTCCGAGGATTACAAGATTTGCCAGGCATAGATGATTATAAGATTGTACTTGACACCACGCCTCGGTTATGCCGTGATTTGTGTGAGCTTGAGGGGCGTTTTGGTCTTTTGCTGATGGGTGGCGGTGGCTCTGCTG GTGTCCAGGCGCGAGTTCATTCTTTTCTTGGCTTTCTTTACTGGGCGTTCAAGCAATTTTGGCG